In Candidatus Micrarchaeum acidiphilum ARMAN-2, the genomic window ACCCTATTTTCCAGCCCGCATTTTCCATGCTTTCTACTACTCTACGTAGCTGCTGAAGTGGCCATGTAAAATTATAATTTTTGTCTATAAGGGTTGCATCTAGATCCAACAGCACTAATTTATTAAGTGGAATTTTCATGTAACGGGACATAAATTAATCACTCTGTGCCTAACGCGTTTTATGCCAATCGATCTTAGTCAGCATTCCGTGATTTGACTAAAGGTACAAACTCGCCAACGCGTTTTTTTACATCGACACCTGCATTTCTGAGCATTCCTGTGATCTGGCCGTATGAATTTCTGCAGAGAGCCTTGCATTCCTCTATTTTGTCTTTAGGTATACTGGCAAAGGACTGCAAGTCTTCTGTATATGGTATATATCTCCTGATTCCATCTGCAGTGTAACTATCTGGTACTTTCCTTCCATCAATCAAGAGTAAATCCCTCATTTCAAGCCACTCATATTCCATAGACTGGTCTATGTTTACCACTTCGGTAACTATACCGTTGTCATTGTACTTGTTTTTCAACTTGTTAGTTAGTATGTCAGACGAGGCGCCAAGAACCACACCTGCGACAGGTATACCGAATTTTTCAATTTCTTTTGTGATAAATTCGAGTGTCTTGCCCTCAAATGATCCAACATCAGTTAGGATTACAGCGTCATATCTGCGTTTGTCATTCATCATCTGCTTTAGCATTGCCATTTGAACGTCCACTGCAGGCGCGCCAAACCTATTTGCTATTCTGTAGGTACCGTCCAGCGGATTGGTTTCTCTTGTCACTTCAAGATAAAAATCTGCATTTGGGCAGTATACCCTGTCAAGACTTACGACCATAGCCGTTTCATTCATTATTTTGACTTTGGCGATTGCAGCATCCATTTTTTTAGAAACGTCTGAAGCATAAATAATCTTAAGCGTATATTCTGGCGAAATCACATTCTTCATAGCTGTTGCAAGGTTTTCCTGAATTTCAATTAGGGCATTCCTCAGGTCAGGCATATCATTGACCTCATTTATTCCTAGCTTGCGGGCCAGTACTTCGATTCCATCCATAGTTATCAGATATGGTTTGGACATTCACTCACACCTTTGAATTCTATTTTATTACGTGCGGTTCAGATATAAATATGTTGACCTAAGTGCTTAATAGAAAGCTTTGTTGCGCCCGACCGCATGCAAGATTTCCACAATAATTGACACTTTTGCTTCTGCACATGCAATTGCGTGGAATCCGTATTCAAAAACATCTGTGAATTGTCCTTATGGTTTGTTCACTAACGCCACAGCCATGGTGTTTTTGGAAGTTTGGCGCTCAATACGCATAGCAATTCGATTACTCCCTTCGAGTACTTGTGCCTTGCATATGCATACGCTTTCTTCTTCAACGTCTGGCTTGCATTGCCAACCGCCATAAACTTTCCAATCCTGTTGACCATTTTGTAGTCATTATCTTCGTCTCCTATGGCGTAGAGATTGCAGGAGCCTGTCGTCTTTTTCAGCCATTTAACTGCAGTGCGCTTGGACACTTTCGATGTGTAAAACAGCATGTTTCCGAACTGCGAGACCACGATTGTGAACTCCTTTTTGTTTTTGAAAAGCGTTTTCATATGCACCTCCAACCCGGACATGATTCCCGGGGCATCTACTAGCTTCTTGTGCTGTACGAGTTTCAGGTATAAGCTTGTAGTATACACCCTCGATTTTGTGTTCAGAATCAGAAGCGTGCCATCAGGGTAGTTGAATCTGCCCTGGCGTTT contains:
- a CDS encoding Haloacid dehalogenase domain protein hydrolase type 3, which translates into the protein MGRSRPNMAKKTIVFIDIDGTLVNTKNKYHVSEGDAVRIRSEMNKLAKHGFLFGLNSNRSMSDMLPVYRKFGFNGPLVAENGLIAKVSRGRKAIALLGVNDLKAIRNAKLKFQRAVLSYLAGSSGRRVIWLETDTVAALKRQGRFNYPDGTLLILNTKSRVYTTSLYLKLVQHKKLVDAPGIMSGLEVHMKTLFKNKKEFTIVVSQFGNMLFYTSKVSKRTAVKWLKKTTGSCNLYAIGDEDNDYKMVNRIGKFMAVGNASQTLKKKAYAYARHKYSKGVIELLCVLSAKLPKTPWLWR